A genomic stretch from Kribbella amoyensis includes:
- a CDS encoding class I SAM-dependent methyltransferase — translation MTKLARYDTVADMYASGWTDDLRDPVTVSLLELAGAVDGRRVLEVACGHGRVSRGLAKRGASVVGVDLSAAMLAKAAEAERHEPLGIEYLQADVSAPGLLEGEIFDVAVCSFGLSDIDDLNGALVNIKRLLRPGGVFALCILHPCFAGIDGVSGAWPTETDYYDERWWQADGTLSTLRQQVGANHRMLATYLNTLQRHGFRLDEVAEPRPKVEPDSPRAAMARYPVFLVLRCVTEAGSAGE, via the coding sequence ATGACGAAGCTCGCGCGGTACGACACGGTGGCGGACATGTACGCCTCAGGCTGGACCGACGACCTCCGGGATCCGGTCACCGTCTCCCTGCTGGAGCTCGCGGGTGCGGTCGACGGCCGCCGGGTCCTGGAGGTCGCGTGCGGCCACGGCCGGGTCAGCCGGGGTCTCGCGAAGCGCGGCGCGTCGGTCGTCGGTGTGGACCTCTCGGCGGCGATGCTGGCGAAGGCCGCGGAAGCCGAACGCCACGAGCCGCTCGGCATCGAGTACCTCCAGGCCGACGTGTCCGCGCCGGGTCTGCTGGAAGGTGAGATCTTCGACGTCGCGGTGTGCAGCTTCGGCCTGTCCGACATCGACGACCTGAACGGTGCTCTGGTCAACATCAAGCGGCTGCTGCGGCCGGGTGGGGTGTTCGCCCTCTGCATCCTGCATCCGTGTTTCGCCGGGATCGACGGCGTCTCCGGAGCCTGGCCGACCGAGACCGACTACTACGACGAACGCTGGTGGCAGGCCGACGGCACTCTCTCCACACTGCGCCAGCAGGTCGGCGCCAACCACCGGATGCTGGCCACCTACCTCAACACCTTGCAGCGGCACGGCTTCCGCCTGGACGAGGTCGCCGAACCGAGGCCGAAGGTGGAGCCGGACTCGCCTCGGGCGGCGATGGCTCGGTATCCCGTCTTCCTCGTGCTCCGGTGCGTTACCGAGGCGGGGTCCGCGGGTGAGTGA
- a CDS encoding kinase, with translation MPSLGDPTSRLVVLRGNSGSGKSTTAKELRQRIGRGVAWVEQDYLRRILLREHDRPSAPNIGLIDRTTRYALAHGYHVVLEGIFYNPTYGTMLRELIADHAGVTGVYYFQLPFGETVRRHATRPLADVVAVERMRGWYQPCDLLGVPGEQVIDETSTLDQSVDRIVKDLDWTTGGAIAHGIDD, from the coding sequence ATGCCGAGTCTTGGGGATCCGACGTCGCGTCTCGTGGTTCTGCGGGGGAACTCCGGATCCGGGAAGAGCACGACCGCCAAGGAACTGCGGCAGCGCATCGGGAGAGGAGTCGCCTGGGTCGAACAGGACTACCTGCGCCGCATCCTGCTCCGGGAGCACGATCGGCCGAGCGCGCCGAACATCGGCCTGATCGACCGAACCACCCGATACGCCCTCGCCCACGGGTACCACGTCGTCCTGGAAGGCATCTTCTACAACCCCACCTACGGCACGATGCTGCGCGAGCTGATCGCGGACCACGCCGGCGTGACCGGGGTGTACTACTTCCAGCTCCCGTTCGGGGAGACGGTCCGCCGGCACGCGACCAGGCCGCTCGCCGACGTGGTCGCCGTCGAGCGGATGCGCGGCTGGTACCAACCGTGCGACCTCCTCGGCGTACCAGGGGAGCAGGTGATCGACGAGACCAGCACGCTGGACCAGTCCGTCGACCGCATCGTCAAGGACCTCGACTGGACCACCGGCGGCGCGATCGCCCACGGCATCGACGATTGA
- a CDS encoding DMT family transporter, translating into MTSENSAIESPAEAVSTAAPLRAGTLAALLGVASFSLTFPATVWATSGMGPWTATGARGLLAGLLAIALLAGLRVRLPRREDLAGLLIVAGGCVIGFPLLTTLALQTSTTAHSAVVIGLLPLATASASALLTRRRLPFVFWAAALVGAAAVVVFAVSQNRGAVTLADLYLLAALLVCALGYAEGGRLARRLPGWQVIAWAVVLALPVSLAITLVAVRTEPVDLSPTSLGGLAYIAAISQLGGFVVWYRGMGIIGVAKASQLQLAQPLLTLVWSVLLMNEHLPVAAPITAAVVLLCIAITQRAKT; encoded by the coding sequence ATGACGAGTGAGAATAGCGCTATCGAGTCACCGGCAGAAGCGGTATCCACCGCCGCACCCCTTCGCGCGGGGACGCTCGCGGCGCTGCTGGGCGTCGCCTCGTTCTCGCTGACCTTCCCGGCGACCGTGTGGGCGACCAGCGGAATGGGTCCGTGGACGGCGACCGGAGCTCGCGGTCTGCTGGCCGGGCTGCTCGCGATCGCACTGCTGGCCGGGCTCCGGGTCCGGCTGCCGCGTCGCGAGGATCTCGCGGGCCTGCTGATCGTGGCGGGCGGCTGCGTCATCGGCTTCCCGCTCCTCACCACGCTGGCTCTGCAGACCTCGACAACCGCGCATTCGGCCGTCGTCATCGGGTTGCTTCCCCTCGCGACTGCTTCCGCCTCGGCTCTGCTGACCAGACGCCGCCTCCCGTTCGTCTTCTGGGCCGCGGCCTTGGTCGGTGCGGCTGCGGTCGTCGTGTTCGCGGTGAGCCAGAACCGTGGAGCCGTCACGCTCGCCGATCTGTACCTGCTGGCGGCGCTGCTGGTGTGCGCACTCGGGTACGCCGAGGGTGGGCGCCTCGCTCGGCGGTTGCCGGGCTGGCAGGTGATCGCCTGGGCCGTGGTCCTCGCGCTGCCGGTCAGTCTCGCGATCACGCTCGTCGCCGTCCGCACCGAGCCGGTCGACCTCTCGCCGACGTCGCTGGGCGGCCTCGCGTACATCGCCGCGATCTCGCAGTTGGGCGGTTTCGTCGTCTGGTACCGCGGGATGGGCATCATCGGTGTCGCCAAGGCGAGCCAGCTCCAGCTCGCCCAGCCGCTCCTCACCCTGGTCTGGTCCGTCCTCCTGATGAACGAACACCTGCCCGTCGCCGCCCCGATCACCGCCGCCGTGGTCCTGCTCTGCATCGCGATCACCCAACGAGCGAAAACCTGA